The Zingiber officinale cultivar Zhangliang chromosome 10A, Zo_v1.1, whole genome shotgun sequence genome contains a region encoding:
- the LOC122026170 gene encoding uncharacterized protein LOC122026170, whose product MENRRRATGNKRRRRRRSPASDERRSGLRDSLLRSSLDRTNRNQRRRPPASDRTNLAASQSLAAEDLWSDLPDLLLLSVLDRLPSLRDLFLVASVCRSWRSVFRSYFSSASYGRPPLLILPCVGSGAYQWIEPPRCRLRSPSGPFSSGRSMVPSETLRLTLLGSSYGQLIFRNRLGVVVADAFTGEELRPPTLPEPHRFYFGALTGPLSSPGSHLLLCDKQSLFLWPVGSSSWKECSFEQHHFFIISVMAFKDNIFVLSSSETLYSLQFSPSFGVKEFTVRWCGESSSWAVAFGSNSRMVECDGKLMLIRIVLSGEGIDLCFAVYSLDFSGQPTWSKVDNLGDWALFVDIKSNFSISCAHPGRWGGRSNCIYNVDREFDHWHEFPLDAPTSNIAEVENPLDFHNFSLVNWPSPIWVYPSMLY is encoded by the coding sequence ATGGAGAATCGCCGCCGCGCCACCGGAAATAAGCGGCGGAGACGTCGCCGTTCGCCCGCCTCTGACGAACGCAGGTCTGGCCTCCGTGACTCACTTCTCCGGTCATCCCTCGACCGCACCAATCGAAATCAGCGGCGCCGGCCTCCCGCCTCTGACCGTACCAATCTAGCCGCGTCTCAATCCCTCGCCGCCGAGGACCTCTGGTCCGACTTGCCAGATTTGCTCCTCCTTTCCGTCCTCGACCGCCTCCCCTCCCTCCGCGACCTGTTCTTAGTTGCTTCCGTATGCCGATCCTGGCGCTCCGTCTTCCGCTCCTACTTTTCGTCCGCCTCGTATGGCCGTCCGCCTCTCCTTATTCTCCCATGTGTCGGATCCGGCGCTTACCAGTGGATCGAACCTCCTCGATGCCGCCTGAGGTCTCCTTCCGGACCCTTTTCCAGCGGTCGCTCTATGGTCCCTTCGGAGACCCTCCGCCTGACCCTTCTTGGCTCTTCCTACGGTCAGCTCATCTTCCGCAACCGCCTTGGTGTTGTGGTGGCCGACGCATTCACCGGGGAGGAGCTCCGCCCGCCCACCCTCCCCGAGCCCCACCGCTTCTACTTCGGAGCCTTAACTGGTCCTCTTTCATCCCCAGGTTCCCATCTCCTTTTGTGCGACAAGCAGAGCCTATTCCTGTGGCCAGTAGGAAGCAGCAGCTGGAAAGAATGCTCCTTTGAACAGCATCATTTCTTCATAATTAGTGTCATGGCTTTCAAAGACAATATTTTTGTGTTGAGCAGTAGCGAAACACTATACTCTCTCCAGTTTTCCCCCTCTTTCGGCGTGAAAGAATTCACAGTGCGGTGGTGCGGGGAAAGCTCCAGCTGGGCAGTGGCTTTTGGATCCAATAGCCGGATGGTTGAGTGCGACGGCAAGCTCATGCTGATACGCATTGTTCTATCTGGGGAAGGAATAGATTTGTGTTTTGCTGTGTACTCCTTGGACTTCTCGGGGCAGCCGACATGGTCGAAGGTGGATAATTTGGGAGATTGGGCATTGTTCGTCGATATCAAGAGTAACTTTTCAATCTCTTGCGCCCATCCAGGCAGGTGGGGAGGAAGGAGCAACTGTATTTATAATGTTGACCGTGAGTTTGATCATTGGCATGAATTTCCATTGGATGCTCCGACTAGCAACATTGCCGAAGTAGAAAATCCGCTTGACTTCCATAATTTTAGCTTAGTAAATTGGCCTTCTCCAATTTGGGTTTATCCAAGCATGTTATATTGA